ACGAGTCCGCGCAACTTAGGACACGGGTAAGGGTGTGGGATCTGTGTCGGATCCGGTCATACAAGATCGGGTGCGTTAAccaaaattttgggaaaaattttGAGAATTGATTTCCCTAAGTAAAGATTTGAAGAGATGGGAAACGAAATACCTTTAATTTCGCTGCTATGTAGTAATTTATACTAGTTCTTTTGTCTCATTTGAAGCTTTTTGTCTTGGTCAATCTTCTTGTTCATGCTGCAGGTCTCTAAAATCAAGAGCTCATGTGTTTTTTTTAGGGTAGAGAAGCTGAAGATGGATGGTAGACTACTGGACTGAGGCATATTGGGAAGGGCTCAAATAGGTCGTGTTGTACTGGAAAAAAACAGAGACATGGAAAAGGTTTTTTTGGGGAAGAAGATTCAGAGAAGGAAAGAAGAAGAGGCGAGAGAAGATCGGATGGAGAAGAAGACTTAGAGACTAATTAGGAATTAACCACTTTGTTAATCGACATCTTTGCTAATACTTTGCCACGTTGGTTTATGAGATAAACATTACGTATACTATGTTCAAGAGTTTTAAGTTTATATAAATTAGAGTTTTAATTGTACCAAAAATAATTAGTTTTAATCAAAATAATAAACAACtaaattttctctttttatgcTTTAAAGGCACACATTTTTCATTTGAGTAAACTTCATATATATTACAAATAAGTATATACTCTAAATAaacaaattttattaatttacCTAATTAtactatttataaataatttctTTCTCACAGAAACGAGGGATAATTTCTAAATTAATTATTAGCATGTAATATTTTTGACAAATTATGTTCGCGCGAAGATCAtggaaaatttataaattgtaCATAATAAAATTGACCCTTTTGGTCTCCATTATATGCTATGTTGTGACACATATTTTAAGGCTAATTATAAATCACATGATTTGAGAATGAActaaaataatttagaaaaatgACAAAGAAGAATAATCGTGAATTTTAGAAACTAAATCAAGAATTAGAGCATTTAAGAACACCTAATTTATATTAGTTAAAGTAAATTGGAATTATTTGGAATTGGATGATGATTGGAGAAATTATAAGGGAGATAAAGTGATTGAAGCTAAAACGCGTGGAATTAAATCCCTTGTAATGAATGACCAATGGTGGGATAAGATTGAGTACTTTTTAAAGTTTATAGACCAATTGTGTCTATGCTTAGAAGTGTCGATCTTGATGCTCCAAAGTTACATCTTGTTTATGATATGTGGGATACAATGATCGAAAAGGTGAAAGCAATTATTTTTGAACAAGAAGGAAAGGATCTTATTATCGGGCAATCAAACTTTTTTGATACAATTCAAGAAATTCTTGTTGCTAGGTGGAATAAGAGTAACACCCATTTACATTGTATGGCACATTCTTTGGTACCAAAATACTACCATGAATCATGGCTTAAAGGGGAAGGCAATGGGGTTCGAAGGCTTGCTTCAAATGAGGATAGAGAGATTTCCTTCAATAGAGTTAAATGCTTTCAAAGATACTTTAAAGATTCAAATGATCTAAAACAAGCATCTTTGGAGTATCGAGCATTCGCAAGTGGGAGTGGTTTCTTTAGTGAGCCTCATGTGGTTGAAGCTATGATGTATGGGGAGCCTCTATCTTGGTGGGCTAACCATGGTGTAAACGCTCCACTTTTGCAAAGCTTGGCGTACAAATTGCTTTCACAACcggcttcttcttcttgttgtgaAAGGAATCGGAGCACATATTCGTTGATCCATAGCATCAAACGAAACAAGTTAGAGACTTCAAGAGCCGAAGATCTAGTTTTTGTGCACTACAATCTTTGCTTGATTTCtcgtcaaaaagaaaaatatacaagtGCCCAAGCAAGTATTGGGATGTGGGTATGTCTATAATCTATGCTTTCTTGaatttatatttcctttagtatttttttattttttaaatcatttgaTTTTAATTTTACTTTAGGTGGAGACCGTTTTGATGTTGACGAAGCCACCAATGATCTACTTGACTTATCAATAGATGAACCTCAACTAGAAGGAGTAATCTTTTTTTGATGAGATTGAAGAAGTGCAAGAAATTGATCTTGAAAATATTGAGGAAGAATACTAAATATTATTGTTCAAATGCTAAAACTTAATAGTTATCCTCTCCTACTTTTTATTAGTTTATATAGTTCAATGTTAATGTAACTTTGTATGGGAAATGCTCGAATGGTGATTGCAATTGTAGTTTATTTTTGCCTTTTTGGTGTTCATGCTTATTTTGATTGACTTAATGAGAATGGCTAACTctcataatttgtgacttgtgAGAGAAATGTTAATTGCTAAATGATACTTACATCTTTTATTCTTTATGTTCATGTCAAGGTCAAGTTCTTCGACAAAAGCAGTAAAAGCCTAAAAGGTatgttttcttttatctttatatatCTAACTCTTTTACTTATGTATTTATATGATATCTACTATGTTTTCATATACTTTGTGTAACCTGTAGGAGAATCTAAGAatggaagaaaatcaagaaagcgcgcctacaacttgagaataaaaaagaaattcacTTTACAAGCTATAGGTAAGTATTCCATataatttctcataatttagagatattcttatttttatttttgaattatttttagtcgGATTCCCGCACCCGTGTCAGTTCTAGGATCCGTATCCCTGAATTTTAAAATCTCCATCTCAAAAGATCCgactctagatccgcacccgtgtcggacacCCGCACCCGTGTCAGAGCAACTTAGACTTTTGGAGAGTTTGAGCAACATAGACTGTGGGTGTCAATGTTGGTGTGTCCGGACTTTCTCAATCCTTTAAAAAAAATCACGGATATGAACACTTCACCAAAAGCATAAATGTCATATTTATTGCACTTATCCCACAAAAACCCAGTGCCAAGGAAATATTTCGACCTACTATCCTTGTTGGCACTGCAGATTTTACAAGATCCTTACCAACATGTTAGTAGATAGACTAAAGAAGAATATTGAAAATTGATCTCCTCTCAATAGTTGGCTTTCCTCAAAGGTAGACAAATCATGCGTACAATCTTCATTGCTAATGAATGAACATCTTGATTCATGGATAAGACAAGGCATCCCTAGTCACATATAGAAATTAGATATCGGATAATCGAAAAGgcttttgatcatttttattaTAGCGATGGTCCATGCCACCTTGTGCACACCTCGACTAATTACATTGGATACTTGCTACCTCCCACTAGCAAAGGCAATGGGTAACTCTGTCAAAGGCTTAggcaaatagaaaagaaaaaaaaatcacctAGTGGTTTTATATTTGAACTTAAGATCTCATGATTCTCCTCCCATTTCATTGACAACTAAGCCACACCCTTCGGTGCAAATATGATCATATATATTGGGGCTAGTTGCTTTCATTATTGAAGGATATGGGTTTTGGTCAAAAAATGCATCAATTGAGTTGGATGCTCTACCTACCTATACCATGACTTTATTTCCTGTTCCTTTTTTCAATTCCAAGAGACTTGACAAGTTTGATCTTCTTTGACACGGTAACAAGCAGAGTTGTGTAAAGCGACTGTTTCATCACTTTGAGGAAACAGTAAGATACTCAAGAACGAACATCAATAACTCAGCTCATCACAATTGTTTCAACTCATGCTCGACAACTTAAATAAGTAAGATACGCAAGAACAAGCATCAATAACTCCTTAAACCAAAATTGCTAAAACGATTTTCAGACCATATATCAGCAAAAGAGGAAAATGAACTCAAAACTTTATACTTACCTGTAATTCAAATTCCTTCAACTGTGGAGCAGCCCTTATGATAGACGTGTAACCTAACAGACTCTGGTCTTTCCGTCCGAATATAGTTAAGACAAATTTCTTGAGCTTACTTAGTTCAGGTAAATTGTAATGCTCCAAATTTTCCTGCAAAAATAACTACAGAGAAGGCACCAGTTAGTGCTAGCAATACAAAGGTAGATagacaaaattatatttttttccgATAGGTAAGGTAAAACTTTTATTACTGCAGATAGTGCTGAAATACAAAAGTAACATATTGAGCAGCTAAGCCTGTAGAGAATTAATAAACTCTAACCTATTCTCTATTTCATGCACATTCTTCAATTTGCACCAAAAGGCTAACTGCTGTACGcacatataatttaatatttttataggGAGAGTTAATTCATCAAAACATCTACTGTTTCATCTCTTTCATAAGTTCCAGAAAACACAAACTGGAATTGTCCGCCAGATCTCTTTTCCATAAAACAAAGGTAGGTTAGGTAAATTTTGTTTACTAACCAAAGAATGAGAAGCATGTAATGTGAGGACCTCCAGCTGAGAGAGAACACAGGAAAGATGAGAGGATATGTCATCCAAAATATGGGTGTATGGCCAACCCAAAATGTCTACCTCAACCAGCATCGGGACATTCTTAAGCAGTAATTTCTTTCCTGATGAAGTCCCAAGTGTTTTAAGATTTGTATCACAAATTTTAAGTGATTCCACATTGAGGCAGTACCATATCTCCAAGTGTCTCAACTTGAGGGATGGACCAACAACTTCCAAATTTACCAATGTTCCTGATCCATGAACAACCATTTTTTCAAGAAACGGACAATTGTGTAGAAAGAACTCAAGAACTTCGCCCGTCACATTTACGGATTTCAAGAGCAGCATTTTAACAGACTTGAAATTCTGACTGACAAGTGGGGACGTTTGGAAGTTAATAGAATGAGGTAGGCCTGAAGAAAAGCCATTGAGACCAAGGAGTCGCTCTGGAAAAGTATAACAGTAATCAAAATCACGAATGTCCTCTCCACCctttaataggtctaattctaGTCTTTGAACTTCCCTAGAAAGGGCAAATTCAAGCCAACTGTCAATCTCACGCTGCGCAAATTTGTTTAAATCAAAATTAACCCGGAATTGGTCCAGTCTTTGTCCTTTACACATTTGCAAAGTACGGTTGACCCATCTCAGATACTTCTTCATATGCCTTTTCCGTAGCTTGAATTGTGAGGCTACTTCATCCAAGGGTTTGGTAGCATCAAAATCAAGCCGAGGAATACATGTCCACAACCTTAGCCACCGCCTTGAGAGGACACTTGTGTCAGCTGCTTCCTTAACAGTAAGGAAAGATAATATATATACCAGAATTTCTTCAGGTAACTGACTAATGCGATCTTCTGCAGTGCAGACTCTCTTTTGACACTACAAAAAAAGAATGAAACAAAAGCAATATGAATGACAACAAACATTTCAATTAAATCAGACAAAAGAGATATGTTATTTTAAAAGTCAAGATGTCACCTTCTTTAGAGCAAAATAGTTGTAAAGCCGCAATCTTTTCCCCATGGAATGCACGAATCTCCTATATAACAAAAGGGGCTTTTAGTCAAAGATAAAGAGGGGAATGAAAACTACCAGAATGAGATAAAGTTTAGATTTTTACTTTCTTCTTCCAACTACAAATATAAATCAATGTCAAAAGAGTGTGGTTAATAGTCACAGCAATCACAAAGAGCAAATAATCCTGATCTTTATAGTCTTTACAGCCAAAAAAAGGGGAGAAGAGCCTTTATTACTATTTAGAATCTTTAGACCCAAAAAACTGAATTTTGACATGAAATTTCAGAAGACGGAAACAAATACTAAAACTTCAGCTTGGTCGTTAACGTTCCAATGGAAGAGAAAGAGATGATTACCTGGACCAGAAGCACAGGAAAGATGGATTATGTCTGATACCAACAAGACAAGTAGAGACCAGAGCCTAAAAACTTCACTTATGCGGCGAGAGAGAGCAGTCGGAAGAAAGCGAAGCGctaataaaaaaggaaaatacttttgtttttctttttccgcGAGGAAAGTACGTTTTCAGTAGGAATCAAATTGTTTTTCATTAATATACAATCTTGTCAGTCAGGATGGAATGTActaatttcaaatgataaaaaggTCAGTCAATATTTATAATATATTAAAAGTTTATATACTTACTCTAATATGTTGACTCCTTCACTCCTCACGTGTGTTTCAAACCGTAGAGGTATCAAACGGGTTGGCCCAACCGAGCCCATCTCAAGCTCAACCCTTATGTGCTAGGAATTGTTTTGGGTATTCTCGCTTTTAGCGCGtgccataaattatttatattcgatagtcgaaaaagtatataaaatatatataatttatatatatatatatatatatatatatatatatatatatatatatatatatatatatatatatatacacacacacacacacacacacacacacacacacacacacatttttcgactattattttgagagcagcTATATAGTGTCATTTTCTCAATTTTTATCTAACTTATTACTGCTTGACCCAAAAATTTAGATATGGATTCAACCAATTAGATTTaaataaaatagagtcaatcttagttaatattaatatccaaaagaCAAGGTTATCGATTTTATGGGAGATAGTACGTATATTTAATCGAATGGCAATAAATGTGAgcaataataacaatatttaaTGATCCAAATAAGTGAAAGATAGCATTAAATAATAATAAGTAGTAATGaatggcatttaagtaaataaaaagtGTGAGTCACCCGAAAATATGTGTGATCTGTGGATATTCTTTctaacaatgatgaatgattggTGAGCCTTTGAACACTCAGGTTATTCTTAGATCAAGTGAAAAAGTTAGACAAGAATCTCAGTAAAAAGGTTGCTTCTGTATGCTTGTAATATGGCCAGATTCTCTATATCAAGTCAATAAGTTTTCTTCGAAACGAATATCTCATGTCCCCTATCATTGTGtttctttctatttatagggaacatgttcCCTAAAATCATAATAGTACGtgtgcagagaatatccactggAATAATTTCTTTTTCGTCTTATCTTAAAACTAGCCGCTATAACTATGTCTAAGATTCTCGACCTCCACCTTGATATACAAGGAATTCACGACTTTGATTTTCGCTCACTCTTCGACCGCACCCTTCATTGCCACAAGGTCACTTGGGGAAGATTTTTGTTGAAATCCTAATGATAACACATGGGGGCTGATAAAGGCTATCATGGCGTTGATGTGGCCTACCTATGTCAAAGGTATATTTTGggccatacagttagtccctatGTTTGTTGAGGTTGTCCTCATGGGCGAGTTCGATGAGCGGGTAATGTCCTTTGTGGTCGAGCTTATCGAGCTGACTATACAAGTCGTGATTGTGGTAACGATCAGGCAATGTGGCTCTCTGCGGACCGTGTGTTTCAAATTCCTTGAATTTTTTGGGTAATATGCTGGAGCCATTCGGTCCCAGAGAAAGAGTGATGCTATGACGGCATGCGTCATGATGACGTTTTTTCCTGACGCGTTGTGTCGATTCACGTGTGACCCTTGATTAGTTCTACTATTTCGATTTTCGTGCTAATTATGGCCTGTCGTTGCGATTCTGGTGCCCCTAAGCCTTATAAATAAGGGGTGGTTTGTTGATTTTGAAACTTTTCCCATATTCTATCTACTTCATAAGCAGGGATTCTCCTTCTCCTTCGTAGAACCTTTTCAATTCTCTATTGCTTTCTATACTTCTCTATCTCTTTCCATAACAATGTTAAACCTCCCATCAGATATCCATATGGAAGATCATTTTATCCTTCTAGATGCCGTTTTCCTTGACCAGGGGGAAGACGCCGGAGTTGTCGTTGAGGAAAAACCCCTCCCTACTGTAGATGAGATTGTACCTCGATACCCTGATGCTAAATCCGACTTTCAAAAGGCGTCAAAAGTGGTGACGGAGAGGTTCAAATCTACAATGACAGTTGAACGATTAGGTGAGTTGAAGGCTAGGCTCGGCTTACCTGGTCACATGGAATTGGTCCTTGCAGGTGACGACGAAGTGCGGGTTCATCGTCCCGGATTCTGCGCCCTTTACGCATATCCGTTCATAATCGGTTATTCGTTCCCTTTGCCACTATTGATAGAAGAGTTATGTCACTACTACAACGTATGCCCAGCGCAGCTTGCCCCTTACATCTTTAAGGTGGTCAAAATATTGACAAAATTTGATGATTTAGATGGCGTCGATATAACAGTACGCCACATGATCCATCTCTTCGCCCCTCATTTCTATCGAGGGGCATTGTTGAATCTTCACCACCACAGGGAAAATGTTTGGTAGTGAGGATGAATGACAAGGCTAGTAGGCATTTCTGGCTTGATTAATTCTTTGTCAGGATCGAGACCGTAGTGTTTGCCGTCGCTGGCTTCCCTGAGGCTTGGAACCCTACTCGTAAGTGCTCATATtcgtttgtgttttttttttgttttagaaTTTTTCTTGTTGTGGGCTGGGTAATCAACTCTTCCTTTTCTACAGCTACTATTCAACCTCTTCAGATGGTGACCCATATTGCCAACTGGGACAAACAAATCTTTCCTCATACTACGGGGATATGTGACTGGATGAGTTTCTTTCAAAGATTCAAGTTGTCTCTTCCCTCGGCATGTAATCTCTTCCCTACTGTCGACGTCGTAGTTCTTTCTTCTATgtatgttccttttgttgatttctTCCTTTCCAATTTTTCTCTAGGTTCAGTTAGAGGGTCCATAAGGAGGTCGAGGGCCCCCGTACCCTCGTTCCATAAGAGGAGGGCCACTACGCCTTCAGCCTCCACCCCTGCCTAGACCATTGCCACTCGTGCCTTTGTCCCAACTCCAATCTTCGATGCTTCTATCCCCGTCTCTGTTCAACCCATTACGACTTCTACCCCTCCTCTATTTTCACTTATTTATGAGGACGATGAGCATTCACCCAGCGACAGGGATCTTCAACCTCAAAAAAGGAGGTTTGTGGACGTGGGTGACGGATTCCCTCTAGCCATCAATGATGTGGAAGGGGATTTTACGCTGCGTGAGACGATGACCATTTTTGTGAATGATGATGTTAAACCGAGTCTTGAGGCCCCAAGAACGATGGAAGCTAATATAGGCGTGTCTCTGTATTTCAAGGGGAGGGAGACCGAGAAGGTGGCTGCTGGTAGCCCTGAACTTTCGTGGCAAGAGGAGGCTTCAACCTCTCGAACATCCGCAGATTCTTATTTGGCTACTAAAGATAGGGCAAAGAGTGTTATTGGAGAGGGCGGCGAGTCAGATTCCGATGTCGACTTGGACGACCTAAGAATGATTGATGAGGGGCTCACCCATTTTGAGGTGAGGTTAAAGGGGGGTTTGAGGATTAGCATGATCCCGTTGGATCGTGACTTAGTGGTGAACACTAAGGAGGTAGTCCCTACCCTCGTCCCTCTCAATTCTGATGTCAAGGGTAAGACCCTCAAGGACATAAACGACAGTGCCTTGTCGAAGAGAATTGCCGGCCTCACTCTCAGGGTAAGTATTATTGTATGACTCCTTCCTAACTCTTTAGAACATTCCAAGTTCTAACCCCTTTTTTGGTTTGCATACGGTGATTCTGGAAATTGAGAGTCCCCGAAAAGAGAAAAAGATGCAAATACACCGAGTATCACATCAAGTATCAGGATCTTAGAAGTTGGCTTCAAGAGGGAGGCGATGTGCAGACCTTGAGGGAACATTTCAAGCAGAATGACAGGGAGCTGGTTCAAGCCATAGAGAAGTGCATCATCCTTGAAGGGACGTTGAGAAGTAGAGAGTAGGAGCTTGAGGTTAGCAGGGGCGTAAAGTCTCAATGCAGTGATATTTAAGCCCAAGTGGTTGAGTTGCGAGGACAACTTGAAGAGTACCGATTTCAAGCTGAAGCCCTCAGTGGCGATCGCGGAGAAGCAAAAGGAACTTGAGAAGGAGGAGATCCTCGAGTTGGAGAATAAGACTCTTCGGGCCGAGCGAGAAAATGACCATTCAATGACGAGAGCTAAGGAGGACCCGCTCGGGGAGAGGATCGGGGAGTTGGAAAAAGAGAGCTCCTATCTTCATGATCGAGTGACCGCTCTGGAGGCCGAGAGAGCTCAACTACTTGTACGTCCGTCTTTTCCCAATGCTTCAGATTTTCCTAGTATACCTCGGGAGTTGTACGGAGAGTGGATCCATGTCGAGGCCCGATTAGATATGTTTCGGGACTTGTACGTAGTGGGCTCTATTTATGAAGCTATCGGTTAAAGCTCGCGAAGCTCGTGTCGCCTGTGGGTGTGATCCTGCCACACCTCGACTTAACGAAGAGGATGGAGAAGAGGGTATAGACCGGCTTGAGGAGGATGACTTGTATGATACTGTTTTTCCTCAGGGTGAGGGTGGTGAGGATGTTGGGAACTGAGACGATGATGGCGTAGAGGTTTGTGATGGTGAGGGCTAGTAGTTTTCCCTTTAGACTTTTGTGTATTTTTGCTGGCGTTTTCAAAAGCCCTTGTAATGAACTCTTTATTCATATAtgaatatttaagttattttccGCGCCTTCTTCCATACGTGTgaccgagggccgataggtgttgttcgagccggtcgaacttaaccttttgttaagGTGTGGCCGAAGTttgataggtgttgttcgagctagGTCAAACTTAACCTTTAGTTAAGGTGTGGCTGAGGGCTAATAGGTGTTGTTCGAACTatgtcaaacttaaccttttgttaagGCGGTTTTGATAAACGTAAGTTTATATTACTTTGACTTTGTTTCTCTGATTACATGATTGGATAAAGTTACAAACTTTGGGCATGGGCTGGCATTCTAGTCCTACTCCTAATCTCTTTAGTCCCTTCATTGTTCGACTTGGAGAGTATTGAGGAGTtgggaaataaaagagaaagcaGTCCCTCCTTCACATACTTCGACTCAAAGTGTCCCTttcgttgcctcgttaaaaacctccttgagaaaaccctaatgaaacaaaactcaagtgagggaaaatgaGTAAGACTTGGGGGGGTTCTTcattttagaagttgaagtatttgaggtggctgatgttccaattgtttggtaattgttttCCTTCCATCGTCTCTAGTTGGAACGAACCCTTGTTTCCTTTGGCTGTAATTTTGTACGGATCGTCCCAGATTGTTCCTAGTTTGCCTTCCTGTGGATCTCTACTTGCTTGAGTTTTTTATTTAAGTACGTAGTCCCTGACTTTGAGTGGCCAGaccttttctttcttgttgtagCAACGTTTCGCTTGTTGCTTTTGGGTGACCATCCTTATGTAATCCATATCTCTTCGTTCGTCGATCTCATTGAGTTCTTGCCTTCTACTCTCGTTATTACTAGTACGCTTTCGTGGGAGTACCTTAGACTGGGTTCTCCGACTTCAACTAGTATGACTGTTTTGACCCCGTAGACCAGAGAGTAAGGTGTCTCCCCTATGCTTGTCTTCAGGGTGGTTTTAtatgcccataatacttctgggAGTACTTCCAGCCACAATCCCTTGAAATCTTCGagttttttcttcatgatgtttaatATAAACTTGTTGGAGGATTCTGCAGGGCGGTTACCCGCTGGGTGATACGGGGTTGAAAGTATCCTCTTAATAtgccatttctcgaagaattCGACGGTTTTCTTTGCCGTGAactggggtccgttgtcgcaactgatctctttgggtaggccgaatcggcatatgatgtttctccatatgaaggtgattacctcttgttcgcgtatttgggcAAACACTCCTGCTcctacttccacccatttagagaaatagtcagttaaaaccaaaagaaatagTACATTATCTCGCTCTGCTGGGATGGGgcccacgatatccattccccacctGATGAACGACCACATAGAGGTCACTAATTGGAGATGTTCGCCTGCTTGGTGAATTATTGGGGCGTATTTCTGGCATCGCTCGCATTTATTCACAAATTCTGAGGCATCTTTTTTCATGAGGGGCTAGTAGTATCCTACCCATATGAGATACCTAACGAGTGCTCAATCACCGAAATGGGTGCCACAAtggccttcatggacttcttcgaGGACGCACTGGGTTTGGTTCGGACCCAAACATTTTGCCAAAGGGCCACCGAATGTTCTTTTGTATAAGTCAGTGTGGAGGAGGTTGTATCTGGTTGCCTACATTCTTAgatttttggcttcttttttgtcattttggagtGTGGCGTCCTGCAAGTAAGCGATGTTACGATTGTgtcaatcccaagttaaacttatAGATGTTACCTAGATTTGGTATAGCAACGAATTGAGGAGGTGGACTACACTTTTATCCCGGGGCGTGATGCTTTTGGTGGTTGCGGCTAATTTGGCGAGGTAGTCCGCTTCAACGTTCTGAGCACGCAGGATCTGGTCGAGCTAGCATTCGTCGAATTGGGCAGCAACTTACAAATATCGATATGATATTTTTGCAActtttgttctttgatttggaaagtctctgtgacttggttgactacaAGCTGCGAATCACAATGGAGCTTCAACTGCTTCATCCGATACTTGAGTGCTAGTTTCaatcctgcaattacggcctcatacgtggcctcattgttagtcatatccggGCTTCTTATGGACTGGAGAATTACTTTGCCGCTAGGGACCTCGAGTATGAGTCCTAGTCCACATCCAGACGCGTTGGATGCGCTGTCGGTGTATAGGACCCAAAGGTCTTTTGTTTGGAGGGAAGCTTGGACGACTTCCTTCTCGACCTCAGGCATTATCTTTGTGCTAAAGTCTGCGTCGAAGTCGGCGAGCACTTGCAACTTTATCATTATTCGTGGATGATATATGATGTCGTGCTTGCTTAGCTCGATGGCCCACTTGTCTAGCCTCCCTAATAGTTCGGGTTTATGTAAAATGCCTCTTAGGGGAAAAGTGGTGACGACCAAGATAGGGTGGCACTAGAAATAGGGtttaagctttcgtgaagctatgacTAGTGCTAGGGCCAATTTCTCGAGGTGTGGGTACCTCGTTTTGGCGTCGACGaatgttttgctaatgtaataaatgTGAGATTGCGCACCTTTACTTTCTTGGATTAGGACTTCACTTAT
The nucleotide sequence above comes from Nicotiana tabacum cultivar K326 chromosome 12, ASM71507v2, whole genome shotgun sequence. Encoded proteins:
- the LOC107772043 gene encoding F-box/LRR-repeat protein At3g26922, with translation MGKRLRLYNYFALKKCQKRVCTAEDRISQLPEEILVYILSFLTVKEAADTSVLSRRWLRLWTCIPRLDFDATKPLDEVASQFKLRKRHMKKYLRWVNRTLQMCKGQRLDQFRVNFDLNKFAQREIDSWLEFALSREVQRLELDLLKGGEDIRDFDYCYTFPERLLGLNGFSSGLPHSINFQTSPLVSQNFKSVKMLLLKSVNVTGEVLEFFLHNCPFLEKMVVHGSGTLVNLEVVGPSLKLRHLEIWYCLNVESLKICDTNLKTLGTSSGKKLLLKNVPMLVEVDILGWPYTHILDDISSHLSCVLSQLEVLTLHASHSLLFLQENLEHYNLPELSKLKKFVLTIFGRKDQSLLGYTSIIRAAPQLKEFELQLTLSCPFQSNRECNKAIKCPLHHLKVVKLCGYYSGVVHLELVRYFLENAVGLKRIIIDPRNPIFSRVPLELEVIGKQQTARNLAKLQLEGEVPPDIELVIL